From a single Oreochromis niloticus isolate F11D_XX linkage group LG3, O_niloticus_UMD_NMBU, whole genome shotgun sequence genomic region:
- the LOC100704735 gene encoding selection and upkeep of intraepithelial T-cells protein 7-like isoform X1, translated as MSASLCCLLSIGLLVIVSADQKSVTAESGQNVTLICRAPNNKKIITVEWQRPDLHPKYVLLFRNRHIDPENQHPSFVNRVDLQDKQMKDGDVSLILKNVTSVDTGTYECRVFLEETRSLQSITNINLHVVVPPGQTGGAVGLKVDLAVLGLLFGVAFEF; from the exons ATGTCTGCATCTCTCTGCTGTTTGCTGTCTATCGGGCTCCTCGTGATTGTTTCTGCAG ACCAGAAATCcgtcacagctgagtctggacagaacGTCACTCTGatatgtcgagctccaaacaacaaaaagatCATAACTGTAGAGTGGCAAAGACCTGATCTACATCCAAAATATGTCCTTTTATTTCGGAATAGACACATTGATCCAGaaaaccagcatccatcttttgtgaaccgggtggatctgcaggacaaacagatgaaggacggagacgtgtctttgattctgaagaatgtgacgaGTGTtgacactggaacatacgagtgtcgtgtcTTCCTGGAAGAAACACGCTCCTTGCAGTCGATAACAAACATCAACCTTCATGttgttgttcctccag gtcagacaggaggagctgTTGGACTGAAAGTCGACCTAGCAGTTTTAGGTCTGCTTTTTGGTGTTGCTTTTGAATTTTAG